Proteins from one Hydrogenivirga caldilitoris genomic window:
- a CDS encoding cytochrome-c peroxidase yields the protein MFFLVVILFSLLLSCGGEEPVDSELRGLIKKHGLKPIEKPETDPDKVALGRMLFFDKVIGGNKDISCATCHDPRFGTGDCLPLSVGTKGSGECLERRPGVGRPFIPRNAPEIFNRGHEDWRTMFWDARVEELKGRLSTPAEDLLPDGIEDVLAAQALFPPTSRDEMRGRAGDVASDGTQNELAQIGDNDFPAIWSGIMNRLLSIPEYRDLFRTAYGDRTYTIADYANAIAEFEKEAFTLTDSPWDRYLKGDDDVLSYEAKVGALLFYGKAKCYTCHSGTLFTDQKFHNIGVPQFGPGKDGNGLDYGRFNVTGREEDKFKFRTPPLRNVAVTSPYFHNGAYRDLRKAILHHTNPEFYLRNYDPIENGLPPELASTLKNDEATITEILSTLDIEPVQLTSQEVDYLVAFLNSLTSPQVYELEKVIPDRVPSGLPVLK from the coding sequence ATGTTCTTTTTGGTAGTTATTCTCTTCTCCCTACTCCTCTCCTGCGGCGGGGAGGAGCCTGTTGATTCTGAGCTAAGGGGTCTCATTAAAAAGCACGGGCTAAAACCAATAGAGAAACCCGAAACTGACCCCGATAAGGTAGCCCTCGGGAGGATGCTCTTCTTTGACAAGGTCATCGGTGGGAATAAGGATATTTCCTGTGCTACATGCCACGACCCGAGATTTGGAACAGGGGACTGCCTTCCCTTATCTGTTGGAACCAAAGGGAGCGGAGAGTGCCTTGAGAGAAGACCCGGGGTTGGAAGACCCTTCATCCCCAGAAACGCTCCTGAGATATTCAACAGAGGGCATGAGGACTGGAGGACGATGTTCTGGGACGCGAGGGTTGAAGAGCTAAAAGGAAGGTTATCAACGCCTGCCGAAGACCTTTTGCCCGATGGGATTGAGGACGTCCTCGCCGCTCAGGCTCTTTTTCCGCCGACCTCAAGGGACGAGATGAGGGGAAGGGCTGGGGACGTTGCCTCCGATGGAACTCAAAACGAGCTTGCCCAGATTGGTGATAATGACTTCCCCGCTATATGGAGCGGAATAATGAACAGGCTCCTTTCTATACCAGAATACAGAGACTTATTCAGAACAGCTTACGGAGACAGAACATACACCATAGCGGACTACGCTAACGCCATTGCGGAGTTTGAAAAGGAGGCTTTCACGCTCACGGATAGCCCGTGGGACAGGTATCTGAAGGGAGACGATGATGTCCTCTCATACGAAGCTAAGGTAGGGGCACTGCTCTTTTATGGAAAGGCAAAATGTTACACCTGCCACAGCGGGACGCTCTTTACCGACCAGAAGTTTCACAACATAGGAGTCCCCCAGTTCGGTCCGGGGAAGGACGGAAACGGGCTTGACTACGGAAGGTTCAACGTCACCGGAAGAGAGGAGGATAAGTTCAAGTTCAGAACACCTCCCCTTAGAAACGTTGCGGTTACCTCCCCCTACTTCCACAACGGAGCGTATAGAGACCTGAGGAAAGCAATTCTTCATCACACAAACCCTGAGTTCTACCTTCGTAACTACGACCCGATAGAGAACGGGCTTCCCCCCGAACTCGCCTCTACCCTGAAAAATGACGAAGCGACCATAACGGAAATACTATCAACCCTTGATATAGAACCTGTCCAACTCACATCCCAGGAGGTTGATTATCTCGTAGCCTTCCTCAACTCCCTTACGAGTCCGCAGGTTTA
- the mqnC gene encoding cyclic dehypoxanthinyl futalosine synthase, with translation MKTLSLDYIKDKVINGERLTPEEALELYRNSDLTTLGMLANLIRKRKHPNNVVTFVIDRNVNYTNVCIAGCKFCAFYRRKSDSDAYTLELETILQKVQELVDWGGTTLLMQGGINPDLPLRFYEEMISAIKERFPQIQIHCFSAPEIVYLSKLEKLSIREVLQRLKDAGLMSVPGGGAEILSQEVRKQISPGKCSVEEWEEVHRTAHELGMTTTATMMFGHLESIEHIIEHFERVRRIQDETGGFTAFIPWTFQRGNTELDFVEPASSVYYLKVLALSRIYLDNFENIQSSHVTQTMPVGMIGLHFGANDLGSVMIEENVISSTDFKVSIPKVEDMVQAIRDAGFIPAQRDTYYRIVRRFD, from the coding sequence ATGAAGACTTTATCGTTAGATTACATAAAGGACAAGGTTATAAACGGCGAGAGGCTTACTCCCGAAGAGGCACTGGAGCTTTACAGAAACTCAGACCTAACCACCCTCGGAATGCTCGCCAACCTAATCAGGAAAAGGAAGCATCCCAACAACGTAGTTACCTTTGTTATAGACAGGAACGTGAACTACACGAACGTGTGCATAGCAGGGTGTAAATTCTGTGCCTTTTACAGGAGGAAGAGCGACTCCGACGCTTATACCTTGGAGCTTGAAACCATACTACAAAAGGTTCAGGAGCTCGTTGATTGGGGCGGGACGACGCTCCTCATGCAGGGAGGCATAAACCCCGACCTTCCCCTGAGATTCTACGAGGAGATGATTTCTGCAATAAAGGAGAGATTCCCCCAGATACAGATACACTGCTTTTCCGCTCCGGAAATCGTTTATCTTTCAAAGCTTGAGAAACTCAGCATAAGGGAGGTTTTGCAGAGACTGAAGGATGCGGGCTTGATGTCCGTTCCCGGAGGTGGTGCTGAGATACTTTCCCAGGAGGTGAGAAAGCAGATATCTCCCGGGAAGTGCTCTGTGGAGGAGTGGGAGGAGGTTCACAGGACCGCCCACGAACTCGGAATGACCACCACGGCGACGATGATGTTCGGTCACCTTGAGAGTATTGAGCACATAATTGAGCATTTTGAAAGGGTCAGGAGAATTCAGGACGAGACGGGAGGCTTTACCGCCTTTATCCCCTGGACCTTCCAGAGAGGGAATACCGAGCTTGACTTCGTTGAACCTGCCTCAAGCGTTTACTACCTCAAGGTTCTCGCTCTCTCACGGATATACCTTGACAACTTTGAGAACATTCAAAGTTCCCACGTGACCCAGACCATGCCCGTTGGTATGATTGGACTTCACTTCGGGGCAAACGACCTCGGCTCGGTGATGATAGAGGAGAACGTCATCTCCTCAACGGACTTTAAAGTGAGCATCCCCAAGGTAGAGGACATGGTTCAGGCTATCAGGGACGCCGGATTTATACCTGCCCAGAGGGATACCTACTACAGGATAGTGAGGAGGTTTGATTGA
- a CDS encoding DUF29 domain-containing protein, producing MKTVSKEELKELYDKDFPRWVDINLQLLKEKAYDLVDWENLLEEIEDMGRRYLDTCISYLAIILEHLYKWDNFKNLVGTDGGRSWIRSVENSRTRIRAMLKEYPSLRNKLSEEIERAWIRARSKLEIWLRNSDYDPEDFNIPEKCPYNYEEAMTRDLKKELK from the coding sequence ATGAAAACCGTTAGCAAAGAGGAGCTTAAGGAGCTTTACGATAAAGACTTCCCCCGATGGGTTGATATTAACCTTCAGCTTCTGAAAGAGAAAGCTTACGACCTCGTGGATTGGGAGAACCTCCTTGAGGAGATAGAGGATATGGGAAGGAGATACCTTGACACATGTATAAGCTACCTTGCGATCATCTTAGAGCATCTCTACAAATGGGATAACTTCAAGAACTTAGTGGGAACTGATGGGGGAAGAAGCTGGATCAGGAGTGTGGAGAATTCACGAACCAGAATCAGAGCTATGTTGAAGGAATATCCGAGTCTCAGGAACAAGCTTTCAGAAGAAATAGAAAGAGCCTGGATAAGAGCACGGAGTAAACTTGAAATATGGCTCAGGAACAGCGACTACGACCCCGAAGACTTTAACATACCCGAAAAATGCCCTTATAATTACGAAGAGGCGATGACGAGAGATTTAAAGAAGGAATTAAAGTAA
- the tyrS gene encoding tyrosine--tRNA ligase, whose amino-acid sequence MSPEEQLKLIKQGTVEIIEEEELLKKLKEGRPLRVKAGFDPTAPDLHLGHVVLLQKLRQFQQLGHEVYFIIGDFTAMIGDPTGRSETRPPLTKEQVLENAKTYEHQVFKVLDPERTTIVFNSTWLQELGTEGLIKLAAKYTVARMLERDDFSKRFKEGVPIYIHEFLYPLLQAYDSVAIKADVELGGTDQKFNLLIGRDIQREYGQEPQVCITLPLLVGLDGVRKMSKSYGNYVGITEDPKTMFGKLMSISDELMWDYYLLLTDYTEEEIERMKREWHPMEAKKHLAELIVKRFHSEEEAKKAREWFESTYSRREFPEDAPVVVIPEGELTALDLILKLGAVPSKNEGRRVIQGGGLKVNFEKITDPYQKVTLDGELKVQVGKKKFYRVKRG is encoded by the coding sequence GTGAGTCCGGAGGAGCAGCTCAAACTTATAAAGCAGGGAACGGTGGAGATAATTGAAGAGGAGGAGTTGCTGAAAAAATTAAAAGAGGGAAGACCCCTACGTGTAAAGGCAGGCTTTGACCCGACAGCTCCTGACCTTCACCTGGGACACGTCGTCCTGCTTCAGAAACTCAGGCAGTTCCAGCAACTTGGTCACGAGGTTTACTTCATAATCGGAGACTTCACCGCCATGATAGGAGACCCGACGGGAAGGTCGGAGACCAGACCACCCCTCACGAAGGAGCAGGTCCTTGAAAACGCAAAGACCTACGAGCATCAGGTCTTTAAGGTTCTGGACCCCGAAAGGACGACGATAGTCTTCAACAGCACGTGGCTTCAGGAACTCGGAACTGAAGGACTCATAAAGCTTGCCGCAAAGTACACCGTGGCGAGGATGTTGGAGAGGGACGACTTCTCAAAACGTTTCAAGGAGGGAGTTCCCATATACATCCACGAGTTTTTGTATCCTCTCCTTCAGGCTTACGACTCGGTGGCTATAAAGGCGGACGTTGAGCTCGGTGGGACAGACCAGAAGTTTAACCTCCTGATAGGTAGGGACATCCAGAGGGAGTACGGACAGGAGCCGCAGGTTTGCATCACCCTCCCTCTGCTCGTGGGACTGGACGGCGTCAGGAAGATGTCTAAATCCTACGGAAACTATGTAGGGATAACTGAAGACCCCAAAACCATGTTCGGAAAGCTCATGTCCATATCTGACGAGCTCATGTGGGATTACTACCTCCTCCTGACGGACTACACGGAGGAAGAGATAGAGAGGATGAAGAGAGAGTGGCACCCGATGGAGGCCAAGAAACACCTCGCTGAGCTCATAGTTAAGAGGTTCCACTCGGAGGAGGAAGCCAAAAAGGCAAGGGAGTGGTTTGAAAGCACCTACTCCAGGAGAGAGTTTCCCGAGGATGCCCCCGTAGTTGTAATTCCCGAAGGGGAACTTACAGCTCTTGACCTTATCCTGAAGCTTGGTGCGGTTCCCTCCAAGAATGAAGGTAGAAGGGTGATACAGGGTGGGGGGCTTAAGGTTAACTTTGAGAAGATAACCGATCCCTACCAGAAGGTAACACTGGATGGGGAACTAAAAGTTCAGGTAGGGAAGAAGAAGTTTTACAGAGTAAAGAGAGGGTAA
- a CDS encoding xanthine dehydrogenase family protein molybdopterin-binding subunit has product MITRREFFKLGGLSLIVAATPKGFQIVKASELRRHSPRLWLNLSEDNYLTVFVNKSEMGQGVYTGIAQLVAEELDFPWERVRVRPAPAGKFYIDPYMGMQLTGGSTSIRHMYEIMRSAGAAMREMLLEAASELWKVPKSELNAELGYVLDRKTGRKVAYGKLAGRAMELPVPPSPKLKTPEEFRYIGKSLPRIDLEEKVNGEARFGLDYFYEGQLYAVIERPPFGSEALSFNASEVKRIKGVTHVFKVGKGVAVCGESPEAVLEAKGKLKVMWKESPIRDTDSLKRDYLELLKRRGLVARREGNPHTAYESSERKVEETYLLPYLYHACMEPMSCTVKIDGKECVIHAPTQSQTAVLREARKITGLPESSIRVITTYLGGGFGRKSNAEFVAEALKIAKKTGRPVKLFYTREDDVQSGWFRPMCAAKLRGSVDEKGKPNSLYFKIAVPAVFEWAGRPMKIDRAAVEGVANMFYEIPNVHVEFVKSDIPIPVWFWRSVGSTHNAFILETFIDRLAHIGGKDPVELRLELLETNPRAQGVIEKVAEASGWHKGPREGQALGIAYHFSFGSHVAEVAEVSLENGRVRVHRVVCAIDLGPVVVNPELIVQQMESAILMGLSAFLYEGVKFKDGFAVNRNFDTYPILRMEDVPEIEVHIVRSEGPMGGIGEPGLPPIAPAVANALFRITGKPITELPYYSILGY; this is encoded by the coding sequence ATGATTACGAGGAGAGAGTTCTTCAAGCTTGGTGGTCTCAGTCTGATAGTGGCTGCAACGCCGAAGGGTTTCCAGATAGTTAAAGCGAGCGAGCTTAGAAGACACTCACCCAGGCTCTGGCTCAACCTCTCCGAGGATAACTATCTTACCGTATTCGTGAACAAGTCCGAGATGGGGCAGGGTGTTTACACGGGTATCGCCCAGCTTGTGGCTGAGGAGCTTGACTTCCCCTGGGAGAGGGTCAGGGTCAGACCGGCACCCGCAGGGAAGTTCTACATAGACCCTTACATGGGAATGCAGCTCACGGGAGGGAGCACGAGCATAAGGCACATGTACGAGATAATGCGCTCCGCAGGAGCTGCTATGAGGGAGATGCTCCTTGAGGCTGCTTCTGAGCTCTGGAAGGTTCCAAAGAGCGAGCTGAATGCTGAGCTGGGATACGTCCTTGACCGGAAAACGGGAAGGAAAGTGGCTTACGGGAAACTTGCGGGCAGAGCTATGGAGCTTCCCGTTCCTCCTTCCCCTAAGCTGAAAACCCCCGAGGAGTTCAGGTACATAGGAAAATCCCTTCCGCGGATAGACTTAGAGGAGAAAGTAAACGGGGAAGCGAGGTTCGGGCTTGATTACTTCTACGAGGGACAGCTCTACGCCGTTATAGAAAGACCCCCCTTCGGCTCGGAAGCCCTCTCCTTCAACGCTTCTGAAGTTAAGAGGATAAAGGGAGTTACCCACGTTTTTAAGGTCGGGAAGGGTGTAGCGGTCTGCGGTGAGAGTCCGGAGGCTGTTCTTGAAGCAAAGGGGAAGCTAAAGGTCATGTGGAAAGAAAGTCCGATAAGGGATACGGACAGCCTGAAGCGAGATTACCTTGAGCTCCTGAAGAGAAGAGGTCTTGTTGCAAGGAGAGAGGGGAATCCCCATACCGCTTATGAGAGCTCTGAGAGAAAGGTTGAGGAGACTTACCTGCTTCCGTACCTGTACCATGCCTGCATGGAGCCTATGTCTTGCACGGTTAAGATTGATGGAAAGGAGTGCGTTATACACGCTCCTACCCAGAGCCAGACCGCCGTCCTGAGGGAAGCCAGAAAAATCACGGGTCTGCCGGAGAGCAGTATAAGGGTGATAACCACCTACTTGGGTGGAGGCTTCGGGAGGAAGTCAAATGCCGAGTTTGTGGCGGAAGCTCTCAAGATAGCGAAGAAGACGGGAAGACCTGTGAAGCTCTTCTATACGAGGGAAGACGATGTCCAGTCGGGCTGGTTCAGACCGATGTGTGCCGCTAAGCTCAGAGGCTCCGTAGATGAAAAAGGAAAGCCGAACTCTCTCTACTTCAAGATAGCCGTCCCGGCTGTCTTTGAGTGGGCTGGAAGACCCATGAAGATAGACAGAGCCGCCGTAGAAGGCGTGGCGAATATGTTCTATGAGATACCCAACGTTCACGTTGAGTTTGTGAAATCCGATATACCCATACCCGTATGGTTCTGGCGCTCGGTAGGGAGTACCCACAACGCCTTCATCCTTGAAACCTTCATAGACAGGCTTGCTCATATCGGCGGAAAGGACCCCGTGGAGCTCAGGCTTGAGCTTCTTGAAACGAATCCGAGAGCGCAGGGAGTTATTGAAAAAGTTGCTGAGGCGTCCGGCTGGCATAAGGGTCCCAGGGAGGGTCAAGCCCTGGGTATAGCTTACCATTTCTCATTCGGGAGCCACGTTGCTGAGGTTGCCGAGGTCTCCCTTGAGAATGGGAGGGTTAGGGTTCACAGGGTCGTCTGTGCGATTGACCTCGGACCCGTGGTAGTAAACCCCGAACTCATTGTCCAGCAGATGGAGAGTGCTATCCTGATGGGTCTGAGCGCCTTCCTCTACGAAGGGGTTAAGTTCAAGGACGGCTTTGCCGTAAACAGGAACTTTGATACCTACCCTATACTCAGAATGGAAGATGTTCCGGAGATAGAGGTTCACATCGTCCGCTCGGAGGGACCTATGGGAGGGATAGGAGAGCCCGGACTCCCACCGATAGCTCCCGCGGTGGCAAACGCCCTCTTCCGAATAACGGGCAAGCCCATTACGGAGCTTCCTTACTACAGTATCTTAGGATATTAG
- a CDS encoding (2Fe-2S)-binding protein, which translates to MELRVNGKVYKANVSPETPLLWVIREHLRLTGTKFGCLKAICGSCTVLVDGEPVRSCSFPVKNAEGKEITTVEGIPRNHPVKIAWKEVGVPQCGYCQSGQIVQAYALLSKNPRPTREEIVSAMNGNLCRCGTYPRIIRAIMRASEMLR; encoded by the coding sequence ATGGAGTTAAGGGTAAACGGAAAGGTTTATAAGGCGAACGTGTCTCCCGAAACACCCCTCCTCTGGGTGATAAGGGAGCATCTGAGACTCACCGGAACCAAGTTTGGTTGTCTTAAGGCTATCTGCGGTAGCTGTACCGTTCTCGTAGATGGGGAGCCCGTCCGTTCCTGCAGTTTTCCAGTTAAGAACGCTGAGGGGAAGGAGATAACCACCGTTGAGGGCATACCCAGAAATCATCCGGTCAAGATAGCCTGGAAGGAGGTGGGAGTTCCCCAGTGTGGATACTGTCAGAGCGGTCAGATAGTTCAGGCTTACGCACTCCTGAGTAAAAATCCCAGACCCACGAGGGAGGAGATAGTTTCAGCTATGAACGGGAACCTTTGCAGGTGCGGGACTTACCCGCGGATAATCAGGGCTATAATGAGGGCTTCGGAGATGCTCCGATGA
- the mtnC gene encoding acireductone synthase, translating to MIKAILTDIEGTTSSLSFVKEVLFPYSKKKLRDFVRKHPDDPEVQRILREVQEIEPGNPIETLLRWIEEDRKVAPLKELQGLIWEEGYRSGELKGHIYEDAYEKLKEWHERGIPVYVYSSGSVKAQELLFGHTEHGDLNYLFCGYFDTRIGNKKDPESYKRIAKELGLKPEEILFLSDNPEEIEAAAKAGMKVVRFAREGENEPIKDFPYPQVRSFYEVTLD from the coding sequence TTGATTAAGGCTATTCTCACCGACATAGAGGGAACAACCTCCTCCCTCTCCTTCGTAAAGGAAGTTCTCTTCCCTTACTCAAAGAAGAAGCTCAGGGACTTTGTCCGGAAACACCCCGATGACCCGGAGGTTCAGAGAATTCTCAGGGAAGTTCAGGAGATAGAGCCGGGAAACCCGATAGAGACCCTCCTGAGATGGATAGAGGAGGACAGGAAGGTAGCACCCCTAAAAGAGCTTCAGGGACTCATATGGGAGGAGGGATACAGGAGCGGTGAGCTAAAGGGACACATATACGAGGACGCTTACGAGAAGCTCAAGGAGTGGCACGAGAGGGGAATTCCTGTATACGTTTACTCTTCAGGCTCTGTGAAGGCTCAGGAGCTCCTCTTCGGTCATACCGAACACGGAGACCTTAATTACCTATTTTGCGGATACTTTGACACAAGGATAGGGAACAAGAAGGACCCGGAGTCTTACAAAAGGATAGCGAAGGAGCTCGGACTGAAGCCGGAAGAGATTCTCTTTCTATCAGACAATCCCGAAGAGATAGAGGCTGCCGCCAAAGCCGGTATGAAGGTCGTGAGATTTGCAAGGGAAGGGGAAAACGAGCCGATAAAAGACTTCCCCTACCCCCAGGTGAGGAGCTTTTATGAAGTTACCTTGGATTAA
- a CDS encoding 1,2-dihydroxy-3-keto-5-methylthiopentene dioxygenase: MSALLIFDEEGRLLEKVEDPQEIAERLSDINVLFERWEPSAPLNEDAGEEEVLDAFRDQINRLMIRFGFQSCDVVALTPDNPKKEELRNKFLDEHTHSDFEVRYFVYGDGVFYLHPNDKVYVVHCEGGDLISVPPNTPHWFDMGESPNFKCIRLFTTPEGWVANYTGSDIAKKFPKYEGIVSLD, from the coding sequence ATGAGCGCGCTTCTGATATTTGATGAGGAAGGAAGGCTTCTTGAGAAGGTAGAGGACCCGCAGGAGATAGCCGAGAGGCTTTCCGATATAAACGTTCTCTTTGAGAGGTGGGAACCGAGCGCTCCCCTGAACGAGGATGCGGGGGAGGAAGAGGTCCTGGACGCCTTCAGAGACCAGATAAACAGGCTCATGATAAGGTTCGGTTTCCAATCCTGCGACGTGGTAGCTCTCACACCCGATAACCCCAAGAAGGAAGAGCTAAGAAACAAGTTCCTTGATGAGCATACCCACTCGGACTTTGAGGTGAGGTACTTCGTTTACGGAGACGGCGTCTTTTACCTTCACCCGAACGATAAGGTTTACGTTGTTCACTGCGAGGGCGGAGACCTTATAAGCGTACCTCCCAACACACCCCACTGGTTTGACATGGGAGAGAGCCCCAACTTCAAGTGCATAAGGCTCTTCACCACTCCCGAGGGCTGGGTAGCCAACTACACCGGCTCGGACATAGCCAAGAAGTTTCCCAAGTACGAGGGGATAGTATCCCTTGATTAA
- the hemB gene encoding porphobilinogen synthase, with protein MVRVVSEFPKHRPRRLRRNENIRSLVRENHLTLDDLIYPIFIRYGENMVEEVPSMPGVYRYSVDRVADAVKEARDLGIKAVILFGIPEHKDEVGSDTWSDEGIIQRTLRVLKKEVPEMYLITDVCFCEYTSHGHCGVLHDHEVDNDATLENLKKQVVSHAENGADMVAPSGMMDGMVRAIREALDSAGYTHIPIMAYSAKFASAFYGPFRDAAESAPSFGDRRSYQMDPANSREALKEVLLDVQEGADIVMVKPALAYLDIIYKVKEHTLLPVCAYNVSGEYSMVKAAGKLGWIDEKKVMVETLLSMKRAGADMIITYFAKEVAQMINKGEL; from the coding sequence ATGGTGAGAGTTGTGTCCGAATTTCCAAAACACAGACCGAGGAGACTGAGGAGAAACGAGAACATCAGAAGTCTCGTGCGTGAGAACCACCTGACCCTTGACGACCTCATATACCCGATATTCATTCGCTACGGAGAAAACATGGTTGAAGAAGTTCCCTCCATGCCCGGAGTTTACAGGTATTCAGTTGATAGAGTGGCGGACGCGGTAAAGGAGGCGAGGGACCTGGGAATAAAGGCGGTTATACTCTTCGGCATACCCGAGCACAAGGACGAGGTGGGTTCGGACACATGGAGCGATGAGGGGATAATCCAGAGAACCCTTCGGGTTTTAAAGAAGGAAGTTCCCGAGATGTACCTTATAACCGACGTCTGCTTTTGCGAGTACACCTCCCACGGACACTGCGGAGTCCTGCACGATCACGAGGTGGACAACGATGCTACCTTAGAGAACCTTAAGAAGCAGGTCGTGTCCCATGCCGAGAACGGGGCGGACATGGTTGCACCCTCGGGTATGATGGACGGGATGGTAAGAGCTATAAGGGAAGCCCTTGACAGCGCAGGATACACCCACATACCCATAATGGCTTACTCTGCAAAGTTCGCCTCCGCCTTCTACGGACCCTTCAGGGACGCTGCAGAGAGCGCTCCTTCCTTCGGAGACAGGAGGAGCTACCAGATGGACCCTGCCAACTCAAGGGAGGCTCTGAAGGAAGTCTTACTGGATGTTCAGGAGGGAGCGGACATAGTTATGGTAAAGCCAGCCCTCGCTTACCTTGACATAATCTACAAAGTAAAGGAGCATACCCTTCTTCCCGTATGTGCCTACAACGTGAGCGGTGAGTACTCAATGGTCAAAGCCGCAGGAAAGCTTGGGTGGATAGATGAAAAGAAGGTTATGGTAGAGACGCTTCTCTCTATGAAGAGGGCGGGAGCGGATATGATAATCACCTACTTCGCCAAGGAAGTTGCTCAGATGATAAATAAGGGCGAACTGTAA
- a CDS encoding DsrE family protein, with protein sequence MNKVAIVVLAGKETHESLGRVANALEAVKEFKEAGDEVVLIFDGAGTEWVGELSKEEHLLNPLYKAVKDRVKGVCSFCANAFGVKEEIERTGAPLLSEYDGHPSFKHLISEGYQVITF encoded by the coding sequence ATGAACAAGGTTGCTATAGTAGTGCTTGCTGGTAAGGAAACCCATGAAAGTCTCGGAAGGGTAGCCAACGCTTTAGAGGCTGTGAAGGAATTTAAAGAAGCTGGTGATGAGGTTGTCCTTATATTTGACGGAGCCGGTACAGAGTGGGTGGGTGAGCTGTCCAAAGAAGAGCATTTACTAAACCCCCTTTACAAGGCAGTTAAGGACAGGGTTAAAGGAGTGTGTAGCTTTTGTGCGAATGCCTTTGGTGTAAAGGAAGAGATAGAGAGGACGGGAGCACCCCTTTTAAGCGAGTACGATGGACACCCAAGCTTTAAACATCTGATATCTGAAGGTTATCAGGTAATAACCTTTTGA
- a CDS encoding c-type cytochrome, with translation MRKLVFVTLVSGIVGLSFSQMDSVESMKAMAMENMKRFMNMPSEKRKEYVKKKEEEAYERGKKLYNAYGCSGCHPGGGNVSGKVMGMPIPSLKGVKERFPKFKAGNDQVITLSDMVNNCIVMFANKKPLPLASRDMRALTYFVSKLR, from the coding sequence ATGAGGAAGTTAGTTTTTGTAACACTTGTCAGTGGTATCGTGGGTCTTTCCTTCTCCCAGATGGATAGCGTAGAAAGTATGAAAGCCATGGCTATGGAGAACATGAAGAGATTTATGAACATGCCATCCGAAAAACGTAAAGAGTATGTGAAGAAAAAGGAAGAGGAAGCCTATGAGAGAGGCAAGAAGCTCTACAACGCTTACGGATGTTCCGGATGCCATCCGGGCGGTGGAAACGTGAGCGGTAAGGTTATGGGCATGCCAATCCCCTCCTTAAAGGGTGTGAAGGAGAGGTTTCCCAAATTTAAGGCTGGAAATGACCAGGTAATAACACTCAGCGACATGGTAAACAACTGCATAGTTATGTTTGCAAACAAAAAACCCTTACCCCTCGCAAGCAGAGATATGAGAGCACTGACCTACTTCGTATCAAAATTGAGGTAA